A window of the Salvelinus alpinus chromosome 3, SLU_Salpinus.1, whole genome shotgun sequence genome harbors these coding sequences:
- the nrbf2b gene encoding nuclear receptor-binding factor 2b, whose translation MEVVESPLNLAHQQSRKADRLLAAGKYEEAISCHGKAAELLREAMKLTECEQAGLSMALQRDSHVKQQRLIEEKWKRTRQEGKPMVLQSHPSTDQPPGLVTNEPPRHPEREYDTWLYLLKNKGSPPPPTPCPGSKAHKDDKTRLEEQQTTIANLRRHIDHLLGENEKLTLDNQRLRGENTRLKRDAADTDLLEKSELWVLPQSEDRKNISIPNLPPLEMPTQDICLDDLPALELPEDIQHELQALLDRDASQPSTN comes from the exons GCCCATCAGCAGTCCAGGAAGGCAGACCGTTTGTTGGCAGCTGGTAAATATGAAGAAGCTATTTCCTGCCATGGGAAAGCTGCAG AGCTGCTGAGGGAAGCCATGAAGTTAACAGAGTGTGAACAG gctgGTTTGTCCATGGCGCTCCAGAGGGACAGCCACGTGAAGCAGCAGCGGCTTATTGAGGAGAAGTGGAAGAGGACCAGACAGGAGGGCAAGCCCATGGTCCTTCAGAGCCACCCCTCCACCGACCAGCCCCCCGGCCTGGTGACCAACGAGCCCCCCCGCCACCCAGAGAGGGAGTACGACACCTGGCTGTACCTCCTGAAGAACAAGggctccccccctccccccacaccctGCCCCGGCAGCAAGGCCCACAAGGACGACAAGACACGTCTGGAGGAGCAGCAGACCACTATCGCCAACCTGCGGCGCCACATAGATCATCTGCTGGGAGAGAACGAGAAACTGACCCTGGACAACCAGCGCCTGCGAGGGGAGAACACCCGGCTGAAGAGGGACGCAGCGGACACGGACTTACTGGAGAAATCCGAGCTGTGGGTTCTGCCCCAGTCAGAGGACAGGAAGAACATCTCCATACCTAACCTGCCCCCTCTGGAGATGCCCACTCAGGACATCTGTCTGGACGACCTGCCTGCCCTGGAGCTCCCCGAGGACATCCAGCACGAACTGCAGGCGCTGCTGGACAGAGACGCCAGCCAGCCCAGTACTAACTAA